One Solibacillus isronensis DNA segment encodes these proteins:
- a CDS encoding YihY/virulence factor BrkB family protein has translation MEEKEELKEKISLVKSYFSPERSQINILTTKGFIQDLIYRIKNVDMSGMGAQLAYFFLLSFFPMLIFMVTLLPYLNLEQGQIFDFLSDVMPEEVYGLIETTLTDVLNNQNGGLLSIGIIGTLWSASRGVDALMKALNRAYDVEGRAGFLNRLWSLVFTIALVAVILIALLFPVFGQQIGNIVFGYLGVEESFASIWNFIRWITPPALIFIVISVMYWIVPNTDPRLTMFSVIPGAVFATLGWLVLTYGFSFYINNFGNYSSTYGSIGGVIILMLWLYFTGMIIILGGLLNASFQKRQLAKESKKQAKSPVF, from the coding sequence ATGGAAGAAAAGGAAGAACTAAAAGAAAAGATTTCTCTTGTTAAATCATATTTTTCACCGGAGCGCAGCCAAATAAATATATTAACTACGAAAGGGTTCATCCAAGACTTAATTTATCGAATTAAAAATGTGGACATGTCAGGCATGGGAGCACAGTTGGCCTATTTTTTCCTGTTATCATTTTTCCCTATGCTTATTTTTATGGTAACGCTTTTACCGTATTTAAATTTGGAACAAGGGCAAATATTCGATTTTTTAAGTGATGTTATGCCTGAAGAAGTATATGGACTGATTGAAACTACACTAACTGATGTTTTGAACAATCAAAACGGTGGTTTGCTTTCAATCGGTATTATTGGTACGCTCTGGTCTGCCTCAAGAGGTGTAGATGCACTGATGAAAGCATTAAACCGTGCCTATGATGTAGAAGGTAGAGCAGGTTTTTTAAACCGTTTATGGTCACTTGTTTTTACGATTGCGTTAGTAGCAGTTATTTTAATAGCCCTGTTATTCCCGGTTTTTGGTCAGCAGATCGGTAATATCGTTTTCGGCTATTTAGGTGTAGAGGAATCATTTGCGAGTATTTGGAATTTCATTCGCTGGATTACACCACCGGCACTTATTTTTATCGTAATATCAGTCATGTATTGGATCGTTCCGAATACCGATCCGCGATTAACGATGTTTAGTGTTATTCCAGGAGCTGTGTTTGCGACTTTGGGCTGGCTTGTATTAACTTACGGATTCTCATTTTATATTAACAATTTCGGAAATTACAGTTCGACATACGGAAGTATTGGTGGGGTCATTATTTTAATGCTTTGGCTATATTTCACAGGAATGATCATCATATTAGGCGGCTTGCTTAATGCATCATTCCAAAAAAGGCAACTTGCCAAGGAAAGTAAAAAGCAAGCCAAATCACCTGTTTTTTAG
- a CDS encoding carbohydrate kinase translates to MNEKEKLIFQLIKKNPYLSQQEMAEQLGMSRPALANMISSLIKRGEILGRAYVLPEKNQIIAIGGANIDRKFTIEQNVQLGTSNPASVTETVGGVARNIAENLGRLGNRVSLITVMGEDHDSAFIEQNCKSMMNVDLVEKLNDYNTGSYTAVLDNMGELVISMANMAIYDQLLPSVLKKHEAILQNASCIVIDLNSPLETVEYIRNFAIERNIALAVIPVSSPKMKNMSHDLHGIRYFICNRDEAESYLNVKLETYSQYEKAVNMLLQKGAEHVVLTLGEHGVMVGNEGNIVHYKAIATRNIVDVTGAGDAFVSAFLHGVLNDEELEEAIQLGLVNASKTLQSDKTVREDLTKDNLLEWRNL, encoded by the coding sequence TTGAATGAAAAGGAAAAATTGATTTTCCAATTAATAAAGAAGAATCCCTACTTATCACAACAGGAAATGGCAGAACAACTGGGAATGTCCAGACCAGCGCTTGCTAATATGATTTCATCGCTTATAAAAAGAGGGGAAATTTTAGGACGTGCGTATGTTTTGCCAGAGAAAAATCAAATCATTGCAATTGGTGGTGCCAATATCGATCGTAAATTCACTATTGAGCAAAATGTCCAATTAGGGACTTCCAATCCTGCTTCTGTTACAGAAACGGTAGGCGGTGTTGCCCGCAATATCGCTGAAAACTTAGGGCGGTTAGGCAACCGTGTTTCCTTAATTACTGTAATGGGTGAAGATCATGATAGTGCATTTATTGAACAAAATTGTAAGAGTATGATGAATGTGGATTTAGTAGAGAAATTAAACGATTATAATACAGGTTCTTATACAGCAGTACTTGATAATATGGGCGAACTGGTAATATCGATGGCAAATATGGCGATTTATGATCAGTTGTTGCCGAGTGTTTTAAAAAAGCACGAAGCAATATTACAAAATGCCAGCTGTATTGTCATTGACTTAAACAGCCCATTAGAAACAGTAGAATATATTAGGAATTTCGCAATAGAGCGTAATATCGCATTGGCGGTTATCCCTGTTTCTTCACCTAAGATGAAAAATATGTCGCATGATCTGCACGGTATCCGTTACTTTATTTGTAATCGAGATGAAGCGGAAAGCTATTTAAATGTGAAGCTGGAAACATATAGCCAATATGAAAAGGCTGTTAACATGTTGTTGCAAAAAGGAGCGGAGCATGTTGTGCTCACTCTTGGCGAACATGGAGTAATGGTGGGGAACGAAGGTAATATAGTACACTACAAAGCCATTGCAACTAGAAATATAGTAGATGTTACAGGTGCCGGAGATGCTTTTGTCAGTGCATTTTTACATGGTGTATTAAACGATGAAGAGCTTGAAGAAGCAATCCAGCTCGGGTTGGTAAATGCATCGAAAACATTACAATCGGATAAAACAGTACGTGAAGATTTAACAAAAGATAACTTACTTGAATGGAGGAATTTATAA
- a CDS encoding glycerate kinase codes for MKIIISPDSFKGSLTSGEVTSVIKEAIKKVDNKIETICLPIADGGEGTLDALVKATKGKYLTASVQNPLGKLIEAKYGVLGDGKTCVIEMAQASGLTLINEEEKNPRFATTYGTGQLIQHAMDSGYRHFIIGIGGSATNDGGQGMLRALGMKFIAKNGKEILNDVFQFKELEKIDLSSFDSRISESTFMIACDVDNPLIGANGATSVFGPQKGVNQHDINIFDQNLKHYISIIESQQNVKVRHCAGAGAAGGIGSAFMAFFPHQFKPGVDIVLEAVQFSNHLEHADFVITGEGKSDEQTLSGKAPIGVAKLAKEQGVPTILLSGMIENSHMLKTYFHQVESIVSEEISVEQSLNNPSFYLDQKVMDLIKRLI; via the coding sequence ATGAAGATTATTATAAGCCCGGATTCCTTTAAAGGATCATTGACTTCCGGAGAGGTTACATCAGTTATAAAGGAAGCAATTAAAAAGGTGGACAATAAGATTGAAACAATTTGTTTACCGATTGCCGATGGCGGTGAAGGAACACTTGATGCACTAGTCAAAGCAACAAAAGGTAAGTATTTGACAGCATCTGTTCAAAATCCATTAGGAAAATTGATTGAAGCTAAATATGGAGTACTCGGTGACGGAAAAACTTGTGTAATAGAGATGGCCCAAGCTTCAGGGTTAACTCTTATTAATGAAGAAGAAAAAAATCCCCGTTTTGCGACAACATATGGAACGGGTCAATTAATACAGCATGCAATGGATTCAGGTTACCGTCACTTTATTATCGGTATCGGGGGAAGCGCTACAAATGACGGTGGCCAAGGGATGCTAAGGGCACTTGGAATGAAGTTTATTGCGAAAAATGGTAAGGAAATTTTAAACGATGTATTTCAATTTAAGGAACTCGAGAAAATCGATTTGTCTAGTTTTGATTCACGAATCTCTGAGAGCACATTCATGATTGCCTGTGATGTAGATAATCCGTTAATAGGTGCAAACGGGGCTACTTCCGTATTTGGTCCGCAAAAAGGAGTAAATCAGCATGATATTAATATATTTGATCAAAATTTAAAACATTATATTTCTATAATTGAATCACAGCAAAATGTAAAAGTCCGTCATTGTGCAGGAGCTGGTGCAGCGGGCGGAATAGGCTCTGCATTTATGGCATTTTTTCCTCACCAATTTAAGCCTGGTGTAGATATTGTGCTGGAAGCAGTGCAATTTTCAAATCATCTGGAACACGCGGATTTTGTTATAACAGGTGAAGGGAAATCGGATGAACAAACACTTTCTGGGAAAGCTCCAATAGGGGTTGCTAAGCTGGCTAAAGAACAAGGTGTTCCTACCATTTTACTTTCAGGAATGATCGAAAATTCTCATATGCTAAAAACCTATTTTCATCAGGTTGAAAGCATTGTTAGTGAGGAAATTTCAGTGGAGCAATCATTGAATAATCCAAGCTTTTATCTGGATCAAAAGGTTATGGATTTAATAAAAAGACTAATATAA
- the motB gene encoding flagellar motor protein MotB, with protein MAKKRKRHKKHEEHIDESWLVPYADILTLLLALFIVLFASSSVDEKKLEQMSAVFNNIFTGGTGVMDNSSIIQTPDNSTPTGISKYMEDQQRLHETQNRVDEFIAINELEDQFETKMTEEGLLITIRDSILFDMGRADVKAEYATIADELAQLLMFDPPRNIVITGHTDNVPIKTPEFDSNWDLSVMRAVNFMKEIVSGNEQLDSKYFSVKGFGEFQPIATNDTQEGRAKNRRVEVLVQPRIAENGDVIVE; from the coding sequence TTGGCAAAGAAGCGTAAAAGACATAAAAAGCATGAGGAGCATATTGACGAGTCCTGGTTAGTACCTTATGCAGATATATTAACGTTATTATTAGCATTATTTATTGTACTATTTGCATCAAGCTCAGTGGATGAGAAAAAATTGGAGCAAATGTCTGCAGTATTTAATAATATTTTTACCGGTGGCACAGGTGTAATGGACAACTCATCTATCATACAAACACCGGATAACTCTACACCAACAGGTATCTCTAAATATATGGAAGATCAGCAACGCCTACATGAAACGCAAAACCGTGTGGACGAGTTTATTGCGATTAATGAGCTGGAAGACCAGTTTGAAACGAAAATGACAGAAGAGGGATTATTAATTACCATTCGGGACAGTATTTTATTCGATATGGGACGAGCAGATGTGAAAGCGGAATATGCAACAATTGCTGACGAGCTTGCTCAATTATTAATGTTTGATCCACCGCGTAATATTGTCATCACTGGTCATACAGATAATGTACCGATTAAGACACCTGAATTTGATTCCAACTGGGATCTGTCTGTAATGCGTGCAGTAAACTTCATGAAAGAAATCGTTTCGGGAAATGAACAACTTGATTCCAAATACTTCAGTGTAAAAGGTTTCGGAGAATTCCAGCCGATAGCTACGAATGATACTCAAGAAGGCAGAGCCAAAAACCGCCGTGTTGAAGTGCTCGTACAGCCACGTATAGCAGAAAATGGCGATGTAATAGTAGAATAG
- a CDS encoding aminopeptidase has protein sequence MNSMFEANLTKYAELAVKIGVNIQPNQYLYIAASIESAPFVQVVTKIAYEVGAKQVFVDYTDDQITRTRYELASEDSFDFFPPWKVQEREWLAEEGAAFMSIVSQSPDLLSGIDSKRIAAFQKASGTALNKYRQYVQSDKISWTVIAAPSKQWARKVFPDLPEEKQVDALWDAIFKATRADLDNPVEAWAQHNDNLHEKVDYLNNKNYAKLHYTAPGTDLTIELPKGHLWCGAGSVNEKGEEFMANMPTEEVFTVPHKDGVNGYVSSTKPLSYGGNIIDNFTLTFENGRIVKVEAEQGEEVLKNLVATDEGSHYLGEVALVPFHSPISQSNILFYNTLFDENASNHLAIGSAYAFCIEGGKSMSRDELKANGLNESITHVDFMIGSEQMNIDGITADGQAEAVFRNGNWAF, from the coding sequence ATGAATTCTATGTTCGAAGCAAATTTGACGAAATACGCAGAACTGGCAGTAAAAATCGGGGTTAATATTCAACCAAATCAATATTTGTATATTGCAGCTTCTATCGAATCGGCACCTTTTGTACAAGTAGTGACAAAAATCGCTTATGAAGTTGGCGCTAAACAAGTTTTTGTAGATTATACAGATGATCAAATTACACGTACTCGTTATGAGTTGGCATCTGAAGATTCTTTCGATTTCTTCCCGCCATGGAAAGTACAGGAGCGTGAATGGCTTGCTGAAGAAGGAGCGGCATTTATGAGCATCGTATCTCAAAGTCCGGATTTACTGTCGGGGATTGATTCAAAACGAATTGCAGCATTCCAGAAGGCTTCAGGCACTGCATTAAACAAGTACCGTCAATATGTTCAGTCGGATAAAATTAGCTGGACTGTTATTGCAGCTCCATCAAAACAATGGGCTCGCAAAGTATTCCCGGATTTACCGGAAGAAAAGCAGGTAGATGCATTATGGGATGCCATCTTTAAAGCGACACGTGCGGATTTGGATAACCCGGTAGAAGCTTGGGCACAGCATAATGACAACTTGCATGAAAAAGTTGATTACTTAAACAATAAAAATTATGCGAAATTGCATTATACAGCACCTGGGACGGACTTGACGATCGAGCTTCCTAAAGGACATTTATGGTGTGGAGCAGGCAGCGTCAATGAAAAAGGCGAAGAGTTCATGGCAAATATGCCGACTGAAGAAGTTTTCACAGTACCGCATAAAGATGGTGTAAACGGGTATGTATCTAGTACAAAACCATTAAGCTATGGCGGTAATATTATCGATAACTTCACACTCACATTTGAAAATGGGCGCATTGTTAAAGTAGAGGCCGAGCAAGGTGAAGAAGTGTTAAAAAATCTAGTTGCTACAGATGAGGGCTCACATTATTTAGGGGAAGTGGCACTTGTTCCATTCCATTCTCCAATTTCACAGTCGAATATTTTATTTTACAATACATTATTCGATGAAAATGCATCAAACCATTTGGCAATCGGCAGCGCCTATGCATTTTGTATCGAAGGCGGAAAGTCAATGTCTCGTGATGAGTTAAAAGCTAACGGTTTAAACGAAAGTATTACACATGTCGACTTCATGATCGGCTCTGAACAGATGAATATTGACGGAATTACAGCAGATGGACAAGCTGAAGCCGTTTTCCGTAATGGGAATTGGGCATTTTAA
- a CDS encoding DUF1128 domain-containing protein, with protein MDLSNPSQQNVIYMIEQIKEKLRMVNVDAMQSSAFDEEKYEDLQYLYEMVMKRDSFSPSEMNAIVAELGALRK; from the coding sequence ATGGACTTATCAAATCCGTCGCAGCAAAATGTCATCTATATGATCGAGCAAATTAAAGAAAAACTTCGTATGGTAAATGTTGATGCTATGCAGTCTTCTGCATTTGATGAAGAAAAATACGAAGACCTGCAATATTTATATGAAATGGTTATGAAACGCGATTCATTTAGCCCAAGTGAAATGAATGCCATCGTAGCTGAACTAGGCGCCCTTCGTAAATAA
- a CDS encoding pseudouridine-5'-phosphate glycosidase yields MKQYLSYSQEVLEAKEKGLPIVALESTIISHGMPYPQNVQTAREVEQIIRDGGAVPATIALIDGKIKIGLSDEELEMFGNAQGVAKTSRRDIGYLLATKKIGATTVAATMICAELAGIELFVTGGIGGVHRGAETTMDISADLEELAMTNVAVVCAGAKSILDIGLTLEYLETKGVPVIGYGTDKLPAFYARESEFDVNIRVDSAEETAAILRAKWDLGLRGGALIANPIPVEDAMESSVIDGIIDNALNEAKEQGIAGKNVTPFLLGKVKELTEGKSLDANIALVKHNARVGAKIAVELNK; encoded by the coding sequence ATGAAACAATATTTATCATATTCACAAGAGGTATTAGAAGCTAAAGAGAAAGGCTTACCAATCGTAGCGTTGGAATCAACAATTATTTCACACGGTATGCCATATCCTCAAAATGTACAAACAGCTCGTGAAGTGGAACAAATTATTCGTGATGGCGGTGCGGTTCCGGCAACAATCGCATTAATCGATGGGAAAATTAAAATCGGTTTATCTGATGAAGAATTAGAAATGTTCGGTAATGCTCAAGGTGTAGCAAAAACAAGCCGTCGTGATATTGGCTATTTACTTGCAACAAAGAAAATCGGTGCAACTACTGTAGCGGCAACAATGATCTGTGCTGAGCTTGCTGGTATCGAATTATTCGTAACAGGCGGTATTGGTGGGGTTCACCGTGGCGCTGAAACTACAATGGATATTTCTGCAGACTTGGAAGAGCTGGCAATGACAAATGTGGCTGTAGTATGTGCAGGTGCCAAATCAATTTTAGACATCGGCTTAACATTGGAATACCTTGAAACTAAAGGTGTACCGGTAATTGGTTACGGAACAGATAAATTGCCTGCATTCTATGCACGTGAAAGTGAATTCGATGTAAATATCCGCGTTGATTCTGCAGAAGAAACTGCTGCAATTCTACGTGCTAAGTGGGATTTAGGTTTACGTGGCGGTGCATTAATCGCTAATCCGATCCCAGTAGAAGACGCTATGGAATCAAGTGTTATTGACGGAATTATTGACAATGCATTAAATGAAGCGAAAGAACAAGGCATCGCAGGCAAAAATGTAACGCCATTCTTATTAGGTAAAGTGAAAGAGCTGACAGAAGGTAAATCACTGGATGCCAATATTGCCCTTGTTAAACATAATGCCCGTGTAGGTGCAAAAATCGCTGTCGAATTAAATAAATAA
- the motA gene encoding flagellar motor stator protein MotA — translation MDISSVVGVIIAFIALLVGMFLKGVTPEVLINPAAILIIIFGTIAAVTIAFPMKELKRVPKLFKILFSETKLASDIDLIKMFSQWADLARREGLLALESKAAEIEDPFLKNGLTLAIDGQNADYIRDVLTEEVEALEDRHASGAGIFSQAGTYAPTLGVLGAVVGLIAALKDMTDIDKLGHAISAAFVATLLGIFTGYVLWHPFANKLKRKSAVEVKQKLMMIEGILSVLEGEAPRVIEQKLASYLTMEERKQITESGAGGLGKEA, via the coding sequence ATGGATATATCATCAGTTGTTGGGGTTATCATCGCCTTTATCGCCCTGTTAGTCGGGATGTTCTTAAAAGGCGTTACACCGGAAGTGTTAATAAACCCTGCTGCGATTTTAATTATTATTTTCGGTACGATTGCTGCAGTTACAATCGCTTTCCCGATGAAGGAACTAAAAAGGGTTCCAAAGCTTTTTAAAATTTTATTTTCAGAAACAAAACTCGCAAGTGATATCGACTTGATTAAAATGTTTTCACAATGGGCAGATTTGGCTCGTCGTGAAGGACTATTGGCATTAGAAAGCAAAGCAGCCGAAATTGAAGATCCGTTTTTAAAAAATGGTTTAACATTAGCGATTGATGGTCAAAACGCAGACTATATTCGCGATGTATTAACAGAGGAAGTTGAAGCGCTGGAAGATCGCCATGCAAGTGGTGCAGGCATTTTCTCGCAAGCAGGTACATATGCACCGACACTTGGGGTATTAGGTGCTGTAGTAGGTCTTATTGCCGCATTAAAGGACATGACCGATATTGATAAATTAGGACATGCCATCTCAGCGGCCTTTGTTGCAACGTTATTGGGTATCTTCACTGGTTACGTTTTATGGCATCCATTTGCCAACAAGCTAAAACGCAAATCTGCTGTAGAAGTTAAGCAAAAGCTAATGATGATTGAAGGGATTTTATCCGTACTTGAAGGTGAAGCGCCTCGTGTAATCGAGCAGAAGCTGGCTTCATACTTAACGATGGAAGAACGTAAGCAAATTACCGAAAGCGGGGCGGGTGGCCTTGGCAAAGAAGCGTAA
- a CDS encoding PucR family transcriptional regulator yields MSVHIFEELISGTSINRVIKERINKLAIPFLAPYCIILLKAEQKTGSHRTLIQYIEDFFYNKPVIFGHFQLDEYFILTTEMDLPTLTKLVEAFNTYIKSKFSIKIAVGEHVENLERLPHSYKTAQLALKHHHTVSKVIYHQEVEVFTLFNPEVAHHYSIKTLNQLDDKLIATLQCFFNNNKSASATADELEIHRHTLAYRLSQIREHTHLNPTEFHDALKLQIALWHREGQN; encoded by the coding sequence ATGAGTGTTCATATTTTTGAAGAACTAATAAGTGGCACATCTATAAATCGTGTTATAAAAGAACGGATAAATAAACTGGCCATTCCCTTTCTTGCTCCATATTGCATCATATTATTAAAGGCAGAACAAAAGACTGGTTCCCACCGGACACTTATTCAATATATCGAGGACTTCTTTTATAACAAACCCGTCATTTTTGGACATTTTCAGTTGGACGAATATTTTATTTTAACGACAGAAATGGATCTGCCTACTCTAACTAAATTAGTGGAAGCTTTTAATACATATATAAAAAGCAAATTCAGTATAAAAATTGCTGTAGGTGAACATGTTGAAAATCTTGAACGGTTACCGCATTCCTATAAAACAGCGCAGTTAGCCTTAAAACATCATCATACCGTCTCGAAAGTAATCTACCATCAGGAAGTTGAAGTATTCACCTTATTTAATCCAGAGGTAGCCCATCACTACAGTATAAAAACATTGAACCAACTGGATGATAAATTAATTGCTACATTGCAATGCTTTTTTAATAATAATAAGTCAGCTTCAGCGACTGCCGACGAATTGGAAATACACCGACATACGTTAGCTTACCGGCTTTCTCAAATTAGAGAGCATACCCATTTAAATCCTACTGAGTTTCATGATGCATTAAAACTGCAAATCGCACTATGGCATCGTGAAGGTCAAAACTAA
- a CDS encoding YtxH domain-containing protein, whose product MKSKLLPFIAIGAVTGAAISMMDKQTRDHTVETAKKAKDTVAYYAENRDELIGLVETKMEQAQSLYGTVNNGVQSIMQNQNDIKELPATIQSMVSETIQAFSKKDDQIG is encoded by the coding sequence ATGAAAAGTAAACTATTGCCTTTTATAGCAATTGGAGCAGTAACTGGTGCAGCAATTAGTATGATGGATAAACAAACTCGAGATCATACTGTTGAAACAGCAAAGAAAGCAAAAGATACAGTAGCATACTATGCTGAAAATCGGGATGAATTAATAGGATTGGTAGAAACAAAAATGGAACAAGCGCAATCTTTGTATGGGACAGTAAATAATGGTGTCCAATCAATTATGCAAAATCAAAATGATATTAAGGAGTTACCTGCTACAATTCAAAGTATGGTTTCAGAAACGATTCAGGCTTTCTCGAAAAAGGATGATCAAATCGGGTAA